The following proteins come from a genomic window of Sorghum bicolor cultivar BTx623 chromosome 3, Sorghum_bicolor_NCBIv3, whole genome shotgun sequence:
- the LOC8057748 gene encoding RING-H2 finger protein ATL66 — MAAQEALRWRYGDVDDGNFEVRGRGVPAVLVALFGVLVCFVAVCLYLRWTCHRYNDRRLIAAARATAPPWYSSAATLAAGATTACFPEAAGLDDAAIAGLAVTLYRPGAVGAGACAADDGAARQQCCSICLGEFQEGDKVKALPRCGHGFHPECVDAWLRARPSCPLCRDTLLAAAVATKPDAAVGSEAV; from the coding sequence ATGGCAGCGCAGGAGGCGCTTCGGTGGCGGTACGGCGACGTGGACGACGGCAACTTCGAGGTGCGCGGCCGCGGCGTGCCGGCGGTCCTCGTGGCGCTCTTCGGCGTCCTCGTCTGCTTCGTCGCCGTCTGCCTCTACCTCCGATGGACGTGCCACCGCTACAACGACCGCCGCCTCATCGCCGCGGCGAGGGCGACGGCGCCGCCCTGGTACTCCTCCGCGGCGACGCTGGCCGCCGGGGCCACCACCGCCTGTTTCCCAGAGGCGGCGGGCCTCGACGACGCCGCGATCGCGGGCCTGGCCGTGACGCTGTACCGGCCTGGCGCCGTCGGCGCGGGTGCGTGTGCGGCGGACGACGGCGCGGCGCGGCAGCAGTGCTGCTCCATCTGCCTCGGCGAGTTCCAGGAGGGCGACAAGGTGAAGGCGCTGCCGCGGTGCGGGCACGGGTTCCACCCGGAATGCGTGGACGCGTGGCTGCGGGCGCGCCCGAGCTGTCCCTTGTGCCGGGACACGCTTCTCGCCGCCGCCGTAGCCACCAAACCAGACGCCGCCGTCGGAAGCGAAGCTGTCTGA
- the LOC8085426 gene encoding transcription factor LAX PANICLE yields the protein MPYAEYIYPPWARPKAIALGLKPAKPTAPHSVVVAPRRPRVVVLAMDPYHYQTMYDPRGFPIIHPQPPYLHHPVAVAGALSDSRVRGGGGGGGVRRRPGAKLSTDPQSVAARERRHRISDRFRVLRSLVPGGSKMDTVSMLEQAIHYVKFLKAQISLHQAALMQHEEGCHAELAAAYSAAAAAVAGDDEVTLASHGRTGACDEVMQLQLQVPGEEALSYGVVAAHQPYGLDPRHQLSGGHELPPLPASCIFVEEPADACYSVCDLDDGETGLPAGSY from the coding sequence ATGCCATATGCTGAGTATATATACCCGCCATGGGCTCGTCCCAAAGCCATAGCTCTAGGGTTGAAACCAGCAAAGCCAACAGCACCGCACAGTGTAGTAGTTGCACCTAggcgtccgcgcgtcgtcgtcCTAGCTATGGATCCATATCACTACCAGACTATGTATGACCCACGCGGCTTCCCCATCATCCACCCGCAGCCGCCGTACCTCCACCACCCGGTGGCGGTGGCCGGCGCCCTCAGCGACAGCAgggtgcgcggcggcggcggaggcggtggcGTGCGGCGGCGTCCTGGTGCCAAGCTCTCCACGGACCCGCAGAGCGTGGCGGCGCGCGAGCGGCGGCACCGCATCAGCGACCGCTTCCGCGTGCTGCGCAGCCTCGTCCCCGGCGGCAGCAAGATGGACACGGTGTCCATGCTCGAGCAGGCCATCCATTACGTCAAGTTTCTGAAGGCGCAGATCAGCCTGCACCAGGCCGCGCTGATGCAGCACGAGGAAGGGTGCCATGCTGAGCTAGCCGCCGCCtactccgcggcggcggcggcggtggctggTGACGACGAGGTGACGCTCGCGTCCCACGGTCGTACCGGCGCATGCGATGAGGTGATGCAGCTCCAGCTTCAGGTGCCGGGGGAGGAAGCTTTGAGTTATGGTGTTGTTGCTGCCCATCAGCCGTACGGGCTCGATCCCAGGCATCAGCTGAGTGGTGGGCACGAGCTGCCTCCGTTGCCTGCTTCTTGCATCTTCGTCGAGGAGCCTGCAGACGCATGCTACTCTGTGTGTGACCTCGACGACGGGGAGACTGGTCTGCCCGCCGGCTCTTACTAG